The following is a genomic window from uncultured Draconibacterium sp..
TTCTTTTAACCAGGCTCCATGTTCGGCAATTAGGTTGTATTTTCTTTTACCAAACCAGCGATCGAAAGTCTCTCTGTCGCGCCCGCTTACCAATGTCAGCGTAGTATCCTTTTCGGCTGCCAGTTTATCGAGCAACTCATACAACTCCTCATCGGGTTTAGCCGCTTGTGGATTTGCAAAGAAACGTTGCAGAGTTCCATCGTAATCCAGGAACAAAACTTTCGACTTCTTATCGTTGTAATCCGAGAAGATCTTATTCTTTATTCGGGCTGTAATTTTTCGTGCATGATGCTCCGATTGTTTTTCAATAGTTTTATTCAGAGCTTTCATAAATTCCGAAGCCCACTTATGAATATCGTAACGTTTTATACGCTGTTGCATGGCCGTTATGGCTTTCTCCATTTCTTTGTCGGGCTTTGTAAGCGCCCTGTAAATAGCATCGGCCGTATCGGGAATATTATTTGGGTTTACCGAAATAGCTTCTCCAAGCTCTTTCGATGCACCTGCCATTTCACTCAGAATAAGCACACCTTTTTTGTTGACTTTTGACGCAATATACTCTTTGGCAACCAGGTTCATTCCGTCTCTTAGCGGTGTAAGTAAAGCCACGTCAGCCGAGCTATATAATTCAATCAGGTTCTCGAACGGAACCGAACGATAGAAATAAATTACCGGGTTCCAGTTCAGCGTTCCAAATTCACCGTTAATATTCCCCACCAACACATCAATTTCGTTTTTCAGATTTTGATATTGCTCCACATCGGTACGCGATGGAACCGTAAGCATGATTAGTGAAACTTTTTCGCTATACTCCGGGTGTTTCACCAAAAATTCGCGGAAAGCATTTAAACGCTGCGGAATACCTTTGGTATAATCCAACCGATCGATTGACAGAATTAATTTGCGGTTTGGCATACTTAATAAGAACCGGTCAATGTCCTGGTGTTCTTTCGATCGATCCTGAATAGGTTTGCTTTGTATCGCCAAAGCGTGCGATTCAAACTTCTCATAATCGATACCCATCGGAAATACGTCGATCATTACCTGGCGGTTTTCCAGTTTTATCTGGTTAAAATCAACATCGTGTCCTAACAGGCGCTTCACCGAACTAATAAAGTGTCGGGCATAATCGTAGGTATGAAAACCAATCAGATCGGCTCCCAGCAAACCATTCACTATTTGCTCGCGCCACGGAAGTATACGTATTAATTCGTACGAAGGAAATGGTATGTGCAAAAAGAATCCGATGGTAAGATCGGGGCGTCTTTCCCGAAGTATGTTGGGCAAAAGCAACAATTGATAATCGTGTACCCAAACCACATCGCCTTCTTCTGCATTTTTAATAATGGCGTCGGCAAACATTTCGTTTACTTTGCAGTACGACTCCCAATACGATTCGTTGAACTCGGTAAACTCAGCAAAATAGTGAAACAATGGCCAAAGTGTTGCATTACTAAACCCATCGTAGTAATTAGTAATTAATTCTTCATTTAAAAATACAGGCAGGCATTGTTCGGTTTCCAGCAAACCGATAACTTCCTTTTCTTCTTTTTTTGTTTCGGGCATAAGACCCGGCCAGCCTATCCAAACGCTGTTACTGTCTTTGTGATATGATTTTAAACCTGTGGCTAAACCACCTGCACTGGAAGTTATAGTCATTCCGTCTGCGCTTCTGTTTATCATCACAGGCAACCTGTTTGAGGCAATTATTAATCTACTCATATTATATTATTTCTATAGAAATTATTT
Proteins encoded in this region:
- a CDS encoding bifunctional alpha,alpha-trehalose-phosphate synthase (UDP-forming)/trehalose-phosphatase, translating into MSRLIIASNRLPVMINRSADGMTITSSAGGLATGLKSYHKDSNSVWIGWPGLMPETKKEEKEVIGLLETEQCLPVFLNEELITNYYDGFSNATLWPLFHYFAEFTEFNESYWESYCKVNEMFADAIIKNAEEGDVVWVHDYQLLLLPNILRERRPDLTIGFFLHIPFPSYELIRILPWREQIVNGLLGADLIGFHTYDYARHFISSVKRLLGHDVDFNQIKLENRQVMIDVFPMGIDYEKFESHALAIQSKPIQDRSKEHQDIDRFLLSMPNRKLILSIDRLDYTKGIPQRLNAFREFLVKHPEYSEKVSLIMLTVPSRTDVEQYQNLKNEIDVLVGNINGEFGTLNWNPVIYFYRSVPFENLIELYSSADVALLTPLRDGMNLVAKEYIASKVNKKGVLILSEMAGASKELGEAISVNPNNIPDTADAIYRALTKPDKEMEKAITAMQQRIKRYDIHKWASEFMKALNKTIEKQSEHHARKITARIKNKIFSDYNDKKSKVLFLDYDGTLQRFFANPQAAKPDEELYELLDKLAAEKDTTLTLVSGRDRETFDRWFGKRKYNLIAEHGAWLKEKGKGWVERKPVHTEWKESILPVLESYVDRTPGSLIEEKTYSLVWHYRKADIELGVLRALELVHDISNLIFNQDLEILEGKKVVEIKVSGINKGTAATDFLHANPADFVLAMGDDWTDEFLFKELPEEAHTIKVGTENSAAKYFVSNYKEVRGFLNDLVKS